From Oreochromis aureus strain Israel breed Guangdong linkage group 4, ZZ_aureus, whole genome shotgun sequence, a single genomic window includes:
- the LOC116326892 gene encoding piggyBac transposable element-derived protein 4-like, producing the protein MATMASDDEAAPELLESEDEGESGAESFLTEDELAYDEGLDPAEDFDEQQDEHTEPCTSGEEDANHSAYCEEDGSSLRGQKRKKSPHLTAKSWKTENDPDICPPPNRFIPARPPGHQLNSNNKHMPLDLFKLFLSNEAISTLCENTNKQAAKNIGKGKKYSWTDLDVPEFLNYVGLTFFFSLVKLDNIRDYWKKNTIFSVPFPADVMSQDRYRAISWNIHMSDPEKDVENDRQKGTPQYDHLFRLNPLMDTIKHACNTFYHPRQNLLIDERTIVRKNHAGMIQKGAAKPNKLGFKLFVLSDSSNGYILDFAVYTGKSRFESGTGLAYDSVMTLIKSAHLGSGYNLFLDSFYTSPKLFKDLLSLNVGACGTYRDNRRGCLTTHSNALRKKDPKGTLRWIREPPVVYVKWKDFCEVSICSTVHQAFSGHTVERRVKSEDGKSTVRSIPCPTPVMEYNKYMGGADMLEQLTQSYSVHHKTSRWYRVLFLHFLEIAATNSFLLHKELCREKHEEPMTHRAFLEELTAQLCGVTVAVPPTKGPSGHLPVPISNQPDASKRASYGRRTCVQCRLIKKEYQSTPWKCRECDVALCLIADRNCFEAWHD; encoded by the exons ATGGCTACGATGGCTTCCGACGACGAAGCTGCTCCTGAGCTGCTTGAAAGCGAGGATGAAGGAGAGTCTGGCGCAGAAAGTTTCCTCACGGAGGACGAGCTAGCTTACGATGAGGGGCTCGATCCAGCGGAAGA TTTTGATGAACAACAGGATGAGCACACAGAGCCTTGCACCTCTGGTGAAGAAGATGCCAACCACTCTGCTTATTGTGAAGAAGACGGTTCTTCACTTAGAGgccagaagagaaaaaaatctccACATCTGACAGCCAAATCCTGGAAAACAGAGAACGATCCAGACATTTGTCCACCGCCTAACAGGTTCATCCCAGCCCGACCACCCGGACATCAATTGAATTCAAACAACAAACACATGCCGCTGGACCTCTTCAAGCTGTTTCTCAGCAATGAAGCCATTTCAACTCTTTGTgagaacacaaacaaacaagcagccAAAAACATTGGAAAAGGCAAAAAGTATTCATGGACTGACCTCGACGTCCCAGAGTTCCTAAATTATGTCGGACTCACTTTCTTCTTTTCACTGGTGAAACTGGATAACATCCGTGACTACTGGAAAAAGAACACGATATTCAGTGTGCCGTTTCCGGCTGACGTCATGTCACAGGACAGGTATCGGGCGATATCTTGGAACATCCACATGAGTGATCCAGAGAAAGATGTTGAGAATGACAGGCAGAAGGGAACGCCGCAATACGACCATCTCTTTCGATTGAACCCCCTAATGGACACCATCAAACACGCCTGCAATACGTTTTACCACCCCAGGCAGAACCTTCTGATTGATGAGAGGACAATAGTGAGGAAGAACCACGCTGGAATGATTCAGAAAGGGGCAGCAAAACCAAACAAGTTGGGTTTCAAACTCTTTGTTCTGTCTGACAGCAGCAACGGTTACATCTTGGACTTTGCTGTGTACACTGGAAAGTCACGGTTTGAGTCAGGCACTGGGCTTGCATACGACTCTGTTATGACCCTGATAAAGTCTGCACACCTGGGCAGTGGTTATAACCTGTTTCTGGACAGTTTCTACACCAGTCCAAAACTCTTTAAAGACCTGCTGAGCCTCAATGTTGGAGCGTGTGGAACATACAGAGACAACAGGAGAGGCTGCCTAACAACACATTCAAATGCTCTGAGGAAAAAGGATCCCAAAGGCACCCTGAGGTGGATCCGTGAACCCCCTGTAGTTTATGTGAAGTGGAAGGACTTCTGTGAGGTCAGCATCTGCTCTACAGTCCACCAGGCGTTCTCTGGACACACCGTGGAGAGGAGAGTGAAAAGTGAGGATGGCAAGTCAACCGTCAGATCCATTCCGTGCCCAACACCTGTCATGGAATATAACAAGTACATGGGAGGTGCTGATATGTTAGAACAGTTGACACAATCCTACTCTGTACACCACAAAACATCACGCTGGTACCGTGTACTGTTCTTACACTTCCTGGAGATTGCAGCCACCAACAGCTTCCTGCTTCACAAGGAGCTCTGCAGAGAGAAACACGAGGAACCCATGACTCACAGGGCCTTCCTGGAGGAGCTGACTGCCCAGCTGTGTGGCGTAACAGTCGCCGTCCCCCCTACCAAGGGCCCGAGTGGCCACCTCCCTGTGCCGATCTCCAACCAACCCGATGCAAGCAAGAGGGCCTCGTATGGACGAAGGACCTGCGTGCAGTGCAGGCTGATAAAGAAGGAATATCAGTCTACCCCCTGGAAGTGTAGGGAGTGCGATGTGGCCCTGTGTCTTATTGCAGACAGGAACTGCTTTGAGGCGTGGCACGATTAA
- the hmox1a gene encoding heme oxygenase 1a, whose translation MDTMKSARKNETGEVGSDLSEQIKAATKDNHVRAENTQLMLSYQNGEITLVQYKVLLCSLYEIYRALEDELDRNASHPAVAPIYFPQELARVESLERDLEHFFGSEWRKRVIVPAATLRYGQRLRQIGRENPELLVAHAYTRYLGDLSGGQVLGKITQKSLGLSSKEGLSFFHFPGVSSPNRFKQLYRSRMNSIELTEKEKAAVLEEAVQAFELNIQVFDDLQKMLSVATETADQHKDRSPAAALPSSPIVQFTVGLCVALATIGVGMYAL comes from the exons ATGGACACGATGAAGAGTGCGAGGAAAAATGAGACAGGAGAAGTCGGCAG CGATTTATCAGAGCAGATTAAAGCAGCCACTAAGGACAACCACGTGAGGGCTGAAAACACACAGCTGATGCTGAGTTACCAGAATGGAGAGATCACTCTGGTTCAGTATAAG GTCCTGCTGTGCTCCCTCTACGAGATCTACAGGGCTCTGGAAGATGAGCTGGACAGAAATGCTTCCCATCCAGCCGTCGCACCAATTTACTTCCCTCAGGAGCTTGCCCGTGTGGAATCACTGGAAAGAGATCTGGAGCATTTTTTTGGCTCAGAGTGGAGGAAGAGAGTGATCGTCCCTGCAGCCACACTCAGATATGGCCAGAGACTGCGACAG ATCGGCAGAGAGAACCCAGAGCTTCTGGTGGCCCACGCCTACACTCGCTACCTCGGTGATCTCTCAGGGGGACAAGTGCTGGGAAAAATTACCCAGAAATCTCTCGGTCTGAGCAGCAAAGAGGGGCTTTCCTTCTTCCACTTCCCTGGCGTGAGCAGCCCCAACCGTTTCAAGCAGCTGTACAGGAGTCGGATGAACAGCATCGAGCTGACGGAGAAGGAGAAGGCCGCAGTGCTGGAGGAGGCCGTGCAGGCCTTTGAGCTGAACATACAG GTTTTTGATGACTTGCAGAAAATGCTGAGTGTTGCAACAGAAACTGCGGACCAGCACAAAGACAGATCCCCAGCGGCCGCCCTCCCGTCGTCACCCATCGTACAGTTCACCGTGGGACTGTGCGTTGCGCTGGCCACTATTGGAGTGGGAATGTATGCTTTGTAG
- the mcm5 gene encoding DNA replication licensing factor MCM5, with the protein MSGFDDPGVYYSDSFGGGEGPGGDEGGQKRIQIKKRFREFLRQFRVGTDRTGFTYKYRDELKRHYTLGEYWLEVEMEDLASFDEDLSDCLYKLPTENLPLLEEAAKEVADEVTRPRPVGEEAVQDIQVTLKSDAHHASIRSLKSEQVSRLVKVHGIIISATAVKAKATKVFLQCRGCRAVIPNIPLPPGLQGYALPRKCNSESAGRVKCPVDPFFIIPDRCVCVDFQTLRLQESPDAVPHGEMPRHLQLYCDRYLCDRVVPGNRVTIMGIYSIKKMAAPKAKGKERGVGVGIRASYLRVVGIQVDTEGAGRGATGSVSPQEEEELRALAASPNIYNSLSQSIAPSIYGSDDVKKAITCLLFGGSRKRLPDGLTRRGDINLLMLGDPGTAKSQLLKFVERCSPIGVYTSGKGSSAAGLTASVLRDPSTRGFIMEGGAMVLADGGVVCIDEFDKMREDDRVAIHEAMEQQTISIAKAGITTTLNSRCSVLAAANSVYGRWDDTKGEDNIDFMPTILSRFDMIFIIKDQHDQQRDMTLARHVMNVHLSAQTQTEGVEGEIPLTTFKKYIAYARTKCGPRLSAAAAEKLKNRYVVMRSGAREHERESDKRASIPITVRQLEAVVRIAESLAKMKLQAVAGEEEVDEALRLFQVSTLDAALSGSLSGAEGFTSQEDQEMISRIEKQLKRRFAIGSQVSEHSIIQDFTKQKYPEHAIYKVLHLMLRRGELQHRMQRKVLYRVK; encoded by the exons ATGTCTGGCTTTGACGACCCAGGAGTGTACTACAGTGACAGCTTCGGAGGTGGAGAGGGCCCCGGCGGGGACGAAGGTGGACAGAAGCGGATCCAGATCAAGAAGCGATTCCGTGAGTTCCTGCGACAATTCAGAGTGGGGACCGACCGCACCGGCTTCACCTATAAATACAG AGATGAGCTGAAGCGACACTACACCTTGGGGGAGTACTGGCTGGAGGTGGAGATGGAGGACCTCGCCAGCTTCGATGAGGATCTGTCAGACTGTCTTTACAAGCTGCCGACTGAGAACCTGCCTCTG CTGGAGGAAGCCGCGAAGGAGGTGGCCGATGAGGTGACCCGTCCCCGGCCTGTCGGGGAAGAGGCTGTGCAGGACATCCAGGTCACGTTGAAGAGCGACGCTCATCACGCCTCCATCCGCAGCCTCAAG TCTGAGCAGGTGTCTCGTCTGGTGAAGGTGCACGGCATCATCATCTCTGCAACGGCAGTCAAAGCCAAGGCCACCAAGGTGTTCCTGCAGTGTCGCGGCTGCCGCGCCGTCATCCCCAACATCCCCCTGCCTCCGGGCCTGCAGGGTTACGCCCTGCCGCGCAAGTGCAACTC TGAGAGTGCTGGCAGGGTAAAGTGCCCCGTGGACCCTTTCTTCATCATCCCAGACCGCTGCGTTTGCGTCGACTTCCAGACACTTCGCCTGCAGGAGTCCCCGGATGCTGTACCGCACGGAGAGATGCCCCGTCACCTGCAGCTCTACTGCGACAG GTATCTGTGTGACCGCGTGGTCCCAGGAAACAGGGTGACCATCATGGGTATTTACTCCATCAAAAAGATGGCTGCACCAAAAGCCAAAGGCAAAGAGAGAGGGGTTGGCGTGGGTATTCGTGCGTCCTATCTGCGAGTGGTCGGCATCCAGGTGGACACAGAAGGCGCAG GCCGTGGTGCCACTGGATCAGTCTCCCcacaggaagaggaggaacTGAGAGCACTGGCTGCTTCTCCTAACATCTACAACTCTCTGTCACAGTCCATAGCGCCATCCATCTATGGCAGCGACGATGTGAAAAAGGCCATTACCTGTCTGCTGTTTGGAGGTTCAAGAAAGAG GCTGCCTGATGGTCTCACCCGTAGAGGTGACATCAACCTGCTGATGCTGGGTGATCCCGGCACAGCCAAGTCTCAGCTGCTGAAGTTTGTTGAGAGATGCTCGCCCATCGGG GTCTACACCTCTGGTAAAGGCAGCAGCGCAGCCGGTCTGACTGCCTCCGTGCTCAGGGACCCCAGCACCCGAGGATTCATCATGGAGGGGGGAGCCATGGTGCTGGCCGACGGCGGGGTCGTGTGCATCGACGAGTTTGACAAG ATGAGAGAGGATGACAGAGTGGCGATCCACGAGGCCATGGAGCAGCAGACCATCTCCATCGCTAAG GCTGGCATCACCACCACCCTGAACTCTCGCTGCTCGGTGCTGGCGGCGGCCAACTCCGTGTACGGCCGCTGGGACGACACAAAGGGCGAAGACAACATTGACTTCATGCCCACCATCCTGTCCCGTTTCGATATGATcttcatcatcaaggaccagcACGACCAGCAGAGAGACATG ACGCTGGCTCGCCACGTGATGAACGTCCACCTCAGCGCACAGACGCAGACCGAGGGTGTCGAGGGCGAGATCCCGCTGACCACATTTAAGAAATACATCGCTTATGCCAGAAC TAAGTGTGGTCCTCGGCtgtctgctgcagctgctgagaAGCTAAAAAACAGATACGTGGTGATGAGGAGCGGAGCACGAGAGCATGAGAGGGAGAGCGACAAAAGAGCCTCCATCCCCATCACAGTCAg GCAGCTGGAGGCCGTCGTGCGCATCGCAGAGTCGCTGGCTAAGATGAAGCTGCAGGCAGTGGCTGGAGAAGAGGAGGTGGATGAGGCCCTGAGGCtcttccaggtttccacgctggacGCTGCACTGTCTGGCAGCCTTTCAG GAGCGGAAGGCTTCACTTCTCAGGAGGACCAGGAAATGATCTCTCGCATCGAGAAGCAGCTGAAGAGACGCTTCGCCATCGGCTCGCAAGTGTCAGAGCACAGCATCATTCAGGACTTCACCAAACAG AAATATCCGGAGCACGCCATCTACAAAGTCCTCCACCTGATGTTAAGGAGGGGGGAGCTTCAGCACCGCATGCAGAGAAAAGTGCTCTACAGAGTCAAGTAG
- the gcat gene encoding 2-amino-3-ketobutyrate coenzyme A ligase, mitochondrial, whose product MSLGKAARSLVSPLRGALRCSGLSRSYTAAAAARAVLEHELETIRAAGTWKAERIITSKQGPEISVDGSRGSILNFCANNYLGLSSHPEVVQAGIDALKTHGAGLSSVRFICGTQDLHKKLEQKLAEFHEREDCILYASCFDANAGLFEVLLGPDDAVLSDELNHASIIDGIRLCRAKRLRYKHMDLGDLETKLKEASSSRMRLVVTDGVFSMDGDVAPLRGICDLAEQYGAMVFIDECHATGFLGPRGRGTDELLGVMDRVHIINSTLGKALGGAAGGYTVGPKPLIDLLRQRSRPYLFSNALPPPVVGSATRAVELLLASNEIAQSMTAKTMRFRNKMTQAGFTIAGSAHPICPVMLGDARLASLMADDMLKLGVYVIGFSYPVVPKGKARIRVQISAAHTDEDIDRCVDAFIQTGRKHGVIS is encoded by the exons ATGTCTCTTGGAAAAGCTGCCCGCAGTTTGGTGAGCCCGCTCCGGGGGGCTCTGCGGTGTTCGGGCCTGAGCCGCAGCTACACCGCTGCCGCTGCAGCCCGGGCGGTGCTGGAACACGAGCTGGAGACGATCCGAGCCGCGGGGACGTGGAAAGCGGAGAGGATCATCACCTCCAAGCAGGGTCCTGAGATCAGCGTGGACGGCAGTCGTGGCA GTATATTGAACTTCTGCGCCAACAACTACCTCGGGCTGTCCAGTCATCCAGAAGTGGTCCAGGCAGGAATCGATGCTCTGAAGACACACGGTGCTGGACTGAGCTCTGTCAGATTCATCTGTGGGACGCAG GATCTCCACAAAAAGCTAGAGCAGAAGCTCGCTGAGTTCCATGAGAGAGAGGACTGCATCCTCTACGCCAGCTGTTTCGATGCCAACGCGGGACTTTTTGAG GTGCTGCTGGGCCCAGATGACGCAGTGCTCTCTGACGAGCTAAACCACGCCTCGATCATCGATGGCATTCGCCTGTGTCGAGCGAAGAGGCTGCGCTACAAACACATGGACCTCGGTGACCTGGAAACCAAACTCAAAGAAGCTTCG TCGTCTCGTATGCGTCTGGTAGTGACAGATGGGGTCTTCTCAATGGATGGAGATGTGGCTCCCTTGCGAGGGATTTGTGACCTGGCTGAGCAGTACGGCGCCATGGTGTTTATAGACGAATGTCACGCCACCGGTTTCCTAGGGCCTCGGGGAAG AGGAACTGATGAACTCCTTGGAGTGATGGATAGAGTTCATATTATTAACTCCACTCTGGGCAAAGCGCTGGGAGGAGCAGCAG gTGGTTACACAGTTGGCCCAAAGCCTCTCATTGACCTACTCAGGCAGCGCTCGCGGCCCTACCTATTCTCCAACGCGCTCCCCCCTCCTGTGGTGGGCAGTGCAACGCGGGCTGTGGAACTGTTGCTTGCCTCCAATGAGATTGCCCAAAGCATGACGGCCAAAACCATGCG GTTCAGGAACAAGATGACGCAAGCCGGCTTCACCATCGCAGGCTCAGCTCACCCCATCTGCCCTGTGATGCTCGGCGATGCACGTTTGGCCTCTTTAATGGCTGACGACATGCTGAAGCTTG GAGTGTATGTGATTGGATTCTCCTACCCAGTCGTACCAAAGGGAAAAGCCAGAATCCGTGTTCAGATTTCGGCAGCGCACACGGACGAAGACATCGACCGCTGTGTTGACGCTTTCATCCAGACTGGCAGGAAGCACGGCGTCATCTCCTGA